In Erigeron canadensis isolate Cc75 chromosome 1, C_canadensis_v1, whole genome shotgun sequence, a single window of DNA contains:
- the LOC122595447 gene encoding aluminum-activated malate transporter 8-like, with product MENASSPSPITPFTNLIKDKAKTIAIAFASKIKHVIIGFAQKIKKTKEDDPRRISHSLKVAFAITLVSMVYYLQPFYNGMGDAGMWAILTVVVVFEYTVGATLSKGMNRGFATLLAGALGVGAEAFAGLFGPTVKPVVLGCFVFLLVSVATFSRFIPNIKKRYDYGVLIFILTFTLVAVSGYRVEKIIALAHQRLSTIIFGGTTCIIISMCVCPVWAGEDLHKLIVVHLEKLSIFLEGFGGEYYKIDIEGDKSFLTAYKSVLNSKATEESLANFAWWEIAHGKFRFRHPWKQYLEIGVYTRQCAYHIEALNGYLDAKDEAPSEFQKLVQEPCTKMSSEVGKALRELGASMKLMIHPSTSSAVHIENCKKAVEELNSLLQASTLMKSDIKETIPVIAVISILFDIIKCVETMSDAIQELCKQARFKKPEDIECNKNEKQPNFLLHGGAIKPEDGLDEENKETITLKVLLDDRIIPQDLELGKSKRDLKLNNYT from the exons ATGGAGAATGCTTCTTCACCATCACCAATCACCCCTTTCACAAACCTTATTAAAGACAAAGCCAAAACCATAGCTATAGCCTTTGCCTCAAAAATCAAACATGTGATAATCGGTTTTGcccaaaaaatcaagaaaactaaagaagatGATCCAAGAAGGATATCACACTCGTTGAAAGTGGCGTTTGCCATCACATTGGTCTCCATGGTTTACTATCTACAACCTTTCTATAACGGCATGGGTGATGCCGGAATGTGGGCTATATTGACAGTCGTCGTTGTTTTTGAGTACACTGTTG GTGCAACCTTAAGTAAAGGCATGAACAGAGGTTTTGCGACTCTGCTAGCTGGTGCATTAGGTGTAGGGGCTGAAGCATTTGCTGGCTTATTCGGGCCGACAGTTAAACCCGTTGTTCTCGGCTGCTTTGTCTTCCTCTTGG TTTCTGTTGCCACTTTTTCAAGATTCATTCCCAACATTAAGAAGAGATACGACTATGGTGTCCTGATATTTATCCTGACTTTTACCTTAGTAGCAGTATCTGGTTATCGAGTCGAGAAAATAATAGCGCTGGCTCACCAAAGGTTATCAACCATCATATTTGGTGGCACAACATGTATAATCATCTCCATGTGTGTTTGCCCTGTTTGGGCTGGTGAAGATCTTCATAAACTCATTGTTGTTCATTTGGAAAAGCTTTCAATTTTCCTTGAAG GATTTGGGGGCGAATACTACAAAATTGATATTGAAGGTGACAAATCGTTTCTTACGGCTTATAAAAGTGTCCTAAATTCTAAAGCCACTGAGGAATCTCTG GCAAATTTCGCATGGTGGGAAATAGCACATGGAAAATTTCGATTTCGTCATCCATGGAAACAATACTTGGAGATTGGGGTTTATACACGGCAATGTGCATACCATATCGAAGCACTCAATGGATACCTTGATGCAAAAGATGAA GCACCCTCAGAGTTCCAAAAACTTGTTCAAGAACCATGCACAAAAATGAGCTCGGAAGTAGGAAAAGCTCTGAGAGAATTAGGAGCGTCCATGAAACTAATGATACATCCTTCTACTTCATCAGCCGTTCATATAGAGAACTGCAAAAAGGCGGTAGAAGAACTCAATAGTTTGTTACAAGCATCCACGTTGATGAAATCGGACATCAAAGAGACCATCCCAGTTATCGCGGTCATTTCAATCCTATTTGACATCATAAAATGTGTTGAAACGATGTCAGATGCCATCCAAGAACTTTGTAAACAAGCACGCTTCAAAAAACCGGAAGATATAGAATGTAATAAAAACGAGAAACAACCAAACTTTCTTCTCCACGGTGGAGCTATAAAACCCGAGGACGGCCTTGatgaagaaaacaaagaaaCGATCACTCTCAAAGTCTTATTAGATGATAGAATCATCCCACAAGACTTAGAGCTAGGTAAAAGCAAAAGAGACCTCAAGTTAAATAATTATACTTAA
- the LOC122578911 gene encoding photosystem II 22 kDa protein, chloroplastic yields MAQTMLLTSSNSIISGQPLLQSLRPKPFSYLLLPPCLPCTSSPARTSFTSPVALFKPKTKAPVKKAAPAPKPKVEDGIFGTSGGIGFTKQNELFVGRVAMIGFAASLLGEAITGKGILQQLNLETGIPIYEAEPLLLFFILFTLLGAIGALGDRGKFVDEPTGLDKAVIAPGKGFRSALGLSEGGPLFGFTKSNELFVGRLAQLGIAFSLIGEIITGKGALAQLNIETGLPISEIEPLVLFNVAFFFVAALNPGTGKFVTDEDEE; encoded by the exons atgGCTCAAACAATGTTGTTGACATCTTCTAACTCCATAATTTCAGGCCAACCATTGCTTCAATCTCTTAGACCTAAACCTTTCTCATATCTTTTACTCCCTCCATGTCTCCCATGTACTTCGTCTCCGGCTAGGACGTCGTTTACGAGCCCCGTTGCTCTCTTTAAACCCAAAACTAAAGCTCCCGTCAAGAAG GCAGCACCGGCACCCAAGCCAAAAGTAGAAGATGGTATTTTTGGAACATCTGGAGGTATAGGATTTACCAAGCAAAACGAGCTCTTTGTTGGCCGTGTTGCTATGATTGGTTTCGCT GCATCATTGTTGGGAGAGGCAATAACCGGAAAGGGTATTTTACAACAACTCAATTTGGAAACTGGTATTCCGATTTATGAAGCCGAGCCTCTTCTTCTCTTTTTCATCCTGTTTACCCTCCTTGGAGCCATCGGAGCTTTGGGTGACCGTGGCAAGTTCGTTGATGAGCCTACCGGACTTGACAAGGCCGTTATTGCCCCAGGAAAAGGTTTCCGCTCAGCATTGGGACTTAGCGAAGGAG GTCCATTGTTTGGGTTCACCAAGTCGAACGAGCTATTTGTAGGAAGATTGGCCCAATTGGGTATCGCTTTTTCGTTGATAGGTGAAATCATCACAGGGAAGGGAGCTCTAGCACAACTAAACATTGAGACCGGGCTCCCAATAAGCGAGATTGAACCACTTGTGTTGTTCAATGTCGCTTTCTTCTTTGTTGCTGCTTTGAATCCTGGTACTGGAAAATTCGTCACTGACGAGGATGAAGAGTAA
- the LOC122578921 gene encoding exocyst complex component EXO70A1-like — protein sequence MGFDDVTMEALRDRAHTMRDCLSRSQIITDNMTSILGSFDLRLSALETAMRPTQIKTHSMRRAHENIDKTLKFADAVLVQFDLVKQAEAEVMRGPHEDLESYLEAVNQLKQTVRFFSTNKNLKSSIGVITQCTTLLQKASFMLEEEFRQLLTACSKPVEPDRLYDCLPANLRPTTAQGEGGKKHSSDHHKSSENAVYGVPTIVPPKVIPLLNNLANQMFQTGQQQQVFIIYKEARSLCMESTLKKLGVEKLGKDDVQKMQWEVLEAKIGNWIHFVRIAVKVLFAAERKVSDQVFEGMESFMDQCFAEATASSVSLLLSFGEAIAKSKRSPEKLFVLLDMYEIMKEVQPEFNTIYGSTSGAEMRESVSALTKRLAETAQETFVDFEEAVEKDATKTAVLDGTVHPLTSYVINYVKFLFDYQSTLKQLFLEFGEVNPDAQLGKITTKIMQALQNNLDGKSKQYKDQALTQLFMMNNIHYMVRSVRRSEAKDTLGDDWVQIHRRVVQQHANQYKRVCWSKILQCLTVQVAGGDGTSTAGVSRATVKERFKTFNTQFEELHQRQSQWTVPDSELRESLRLAVAEVLLPAYRSFKKRFGPLIEGGKNPSKYIRFQPEDLERMLAEFFEGKTAHEQKR from the exons ATGGGGTTTGATGATGTTACAATGGAAGCCTTACGTGATCGAGCCCATACAATGAGAGATTGCCTCTCTAGAAGCCAAATCATCACCGATAACATGACCTCCATTCTCGGCTCCTTTGATCTCCGTCTTTCCGCTCTTGAAACCGCCATGCGCCCGACCCag ATTAAAACACATTCAATGAGGAGAGCACATGAAAACATTGATAAAACTTTGAAGTTTGCTGATGCTGTTTTAGTCCAGTTTGATCTTGTTAAACAG GCTGAGGCTGAAGTTATGAGAGGTCCACATGAAGATTTAGAGAGTTATTTAGAAGCTGTGAATCAGTTGAAACAAACTGTTCGATTTTTTAGCACTAATAAAAACCTCAAAAGTAGCATTGGGGTGATTACACAATGCACAACCTTACTTCAAAAGGCTTCATTTATGCTTGAAGAAGAATTTCGGCAACTATTGACCGCTTGCAG TAAACCAGTTGAACCTGATCGGCTATATGACTGCCTGCCTGCTAATCTTAGACCAACAACTGCTCAAGGTGAAGGTGGCAAGAAACATTCTTCAGATCACCATAAAAGTTCAGAAAATGCTGTTTACGGCGTTCCAACTATTGTACCGCCTAAAGTTATACCATTGTTGAATAATCTAGCCAACCAAATGTTCCAAACTGGGCAACAACAGCAAGTATTTATTATTTACAA AGAAGCTCGTTCTTTATGTATGGAGAGCACTCTTAAAAAACTCGGAGTAGAAAAGCTCGGTAAAGATGATGTTCAAAAGATGCAATGGGAGGTTTTGGAGGCTAAAATAGGAAATTGGATTCATTTTGTGAGAATTGCT GTAAAAGTGCTATTTGCTGCAGAAAGGAAAGTATCTGATCAAGtttttgaaggaatggaatcatTTATGGATCAGTGTTTTGCAGAAGCAACTGCAAGCAGTGTGTCTCTACTACTTAGCTTTGGAGAAGCCATTGCTAAAAGCAAGAGGTCCCCTGAAAAGTTATTTGTTTTGCTTGATATGTACGAGATTATGAAAGAGGTTCAACCGGAG TTCAATACAATATACGGAAGTACTTCTGGTGCTGAAATGCGGGAATCAGTATCTGCTTTAACAAAACGCTTAGCTGAGACGGCTCAAgagacttttgttgactttgaGGAAGCGGTTGAAAAAGATGCCACAAAAACTGCTGTTCTTGATGGAACTGTCCACCCTTTGACTAGTTATGTTATCAATTATGTCAAGTTCTTATTTGA TTACCAGTCAACATTGAAGCAACTGTTTCTAGAGTTTGGAGAAGTTAATCCAGATGCCCAACTGGGAAAGATAACTACAAAAATAATGCAGGCTTTACAAAATAATCTAGACGGAAAATCTAAACAGTACAAAGATCAAGCTCTAACCCAATTATTTATGATGAACAATATCCACTACATGGTTAGATCTGTGAGAAG GTCTGAGGCAAAAGATACGTTAGGTGATGACTGGGTCCAGATCCACCGCCGGGTTGTCCAGCAGCATGCCAATCAGTATAAAAGAGTTTGTTGGTCTAAG ATATTACAGTGCCTCACGGTTCAGGTTGCTGGTGGTGATGGAACCAGCACTGCTGGAGTGTCTCGAGCAACAGTCAAAGAACGGTTCAAGACATTCAATACTCAGTTTGAGGAATTACATCAAAGGCAGTCTCAATGGACTGTTCCCGACAGTGAATTACGTGAGTCCTTGAGGCTGGCTGTTGCTGAAGTCCTTTTACCTGCCTATAGATCTTTCAAAAAGCGCTTTGG ACCTTTAATTGAGGGTGGTAAGAACCCTTCAAAGTACATCAGATTTCAGCCAGAGGATCTTGAGCGCATGTTGGCAGAGTTTTTTGAAGGAAAAACAGCACATGAACAAAAGCGTTAG